Within Citrus sinensis cultivar Valencia sweet orange chromosome 1, DVS_A1.0, whole genome shotgun sequence, the genomic segment AGATTGCTTCAAGTTGCAGGGTCGCAATATGgatgtattgtattatgatgatatataaaaagaaattgaaatttagtttcttaattttaatttcacatTTATTATCTCCGTTGAATTTGGAAGGGCATATTTTTCTACTTAAGATTTTATATcataggaaaattatcattttactactaaagttttactgacatatcatgtcagtacTAAAATTTATCGAAAAGtacattttactaccaaagttttGCGCCGTTATTAATTCACTACCATTCCGTTAAGAAAATGTTAATGTTTTAACGGAAATTGAGTTAAAAGTCGATTTTATCCCCAAGAGTttggtggtaaaatgataattccccTAAAAATtcagtagtaaaatgataattccccTAAAaatttggtagtaaaatgataattcatCTATCAAATTAACAGACAATTTTACTCTTACAACTAGAAATGTCTTTGATGTCCTTATGACATCAATAAACTTTTAACGTTATTAACGGAATTGTAGTAAATTGACAACGGTGTaaaactttggtagtaaaatgtaCTTTTCGGCAAATCTTGATACTGACATGATATGTCAGTAAAAatttagtagtaaaatgataataaccctATATCATATCATGTActttggagaaaaaaaaatacataattgcAGCTAATATTTGACCATATCTccatttttgaaagaaaattttctctaTTCATTGTAGAGAAGCTTTTGCTAGAATAATTTTGTTTgccaattataattttacatcaTAAAGATTAATCTTAGACCCAAATTTAATTAGGACTTGACAGGATATTTTTCCACATTCACCCAATTGTCAAGAGAGGATTTTAGAACTCCTGCCCTCAAATGTACCATGgctttaatgaaattttatcatcaacaTGTGAACTTTTGAATCCACGAAATTGCTTGGTGAACCCTTATAGATCCAATCAATAaacccataaaaaaaaaaaaacagagaaaatattcataaattacaTTTCAATTCATGAACAAAATACAAGAAGTCAGCCATCCCCTTGGTTTAAAAAAGAGCAGGAAAATTACCCACCAAGCCTTGTGAAAATCCTAATCCAAGAAGATAAACCCGCATACTAATTCAGCAAAAGCACCCATCATCACCACCATCTCAATTTTCCCAAGTCCCAACTTGTAAATATtgagaaggaaaagaagagagaaaaaaaaaatatgtacatAGAAGGGCTCTCTAATTGGAAGATATTAATTATAACTAAGCACACATTAATCATTAATTGCACATAATCTtgattaactaattaataggAGTAGGCCAATCGTTGCACCGTACGATCCCTTAAAATTCCGTTGTAAAGAGCCACTCTGTTTGCAGGCATTCCTCCACTTGTCTTGAAccttgaagatgatgatgaagatgaagctTTTTTAACAACATGTTGCTTCCTGAATTCATCTCCATTTCCTCTTGGATCCACTACATCTTCTGCAAAGTGTAcccttttcttcttcctttcccTCTTCTTATTCCCATCTGcaaataacacaaaatttaaaatatcaattattagccaaaaaaatgtttttttcttttttaaaaattattgtgtaaagaaatgaaaattttgtgctCACCAGAACAGATACAGGATCGCAGGACCTGCTGTGACTGAGGAATTTCTGAAGGTTTCTGAAGGCGAAAAGCCAGAAGGATTACAGTACCAGAAACGGCAGCCATGGCCGTGGCTAACACCATCCCCTGCGAGCTCAATATTGAAGTCATGGTATGATGATGCTGATGTCTAAACAAACTTTgaaagccaaaaataaaaacaaaaagattcaGCAGTACATGTACTTATGAACGAGAATTTAGATGATGCTTTGTCTTTGTTTAATAGGATGATGAATTGAACTGGTGGTGGGAGACTgacaacaataaaacaattataaaaaagtaaataataataatcaaatggttgatatttttatttattttttatttcatacttGTGCGTGGAAAGTGAatccttattttaattttgaatttcaactttttGTGCGGTAAATGTCTCCTCCTTCTTTCACctaaaaaggttaaaaaagcCATAATAATGAACGTAACCATGTGTTTTGGAACCAAAGACCTAAAAAATATTGGACAGCTTGGTGATGACGTTTTTACAGATGtgtaataaataacaaattaacaattaacagAACTCTTTTGTCATATTTGATGGCAAAAAATtggtttaattagttttatgatTACTTGAGTTTTACCATCTAATTCGTCATTATGAATCATTGAATTGAGAGGGAAGAGGGTGAGGCTCACGCTGTGGAGAGAGCGTATGGGAGGGaggatttaatttaatatttatgttcttgtttttaaaaacCATGATGTGTCAGAGCATCCCGTGCCATAAGATTGGAGATTTAAGAGGCTTGGATATAGCTTCTTGTTTTATATTGTTGTTGCAGATAGGAAAATGACTTTTGGCCAATGATATTAGAGCTTCATTCCATTttatcaaatcaaataaactgTTCATTGGGGGCCTTGTTAGCGACTTAGCGTTAGGTACCATATGTGTAATGTGTCTTACAATAATAAGACCCATGGTGATGGATGTAGAAAATGTAGTACTccttttgggattttttttttttaaggcatGATTATATTGTTCACTGAGAGAACAAAACTCCCAAATCTTGTCAATATTTGTGAGTGGGAGCGACGCTCTTGAAAGCAATGTGTGTTTGGGGTTGGCTTTCAATCAGTGCAAGTGAGGTCTCCTCCTTTCGCTTTGACATGTACTCCAACTCAATCTATCCAATCAGGTTGGTGTTGATATGATGATGGACCAATTATTTCATCAATAATGGACTCAATATGATGTTGTGAACTagtcattttttcatttatatggAAACCACCAATCATATATGAGATACCCAATTGGCAAattttgacattcaaattataaacc encodes:
- the LOC102630536 gene encoding uncharacterized protein LOC102630536 yields the protein MTSILSSQGMVLATAMAAVSGTVILLAFRLQKPSEIPQSQQVLRSCICSDGNKKRERKKKRVHFAEDVVDPRGNGDEFRKQHVVKKASSSSSSSRFKTSGGMPANRVALYNGILRDRTVQRLAYSY